The Monodelphis domestica isolate mMonDom1 chromosome 7, mMonDom1.pri, whole genome shotgun sequence genome window below encodes:
- the C7H16orf90 gene encoding uncharacterized protein C16orf90 homolog isoform X2 — protein sequence MQPAGQCESHWLGRLMAGGCLPRVGPLPKGGAWALELPGPLSSTNHPLDSPGPQPPRENLGSTASSSSTDPTKGALSQPRPPEGSGSRPKRSWGALEESTCPMCKRTRPGAQERP from the exons ATGCAACCTGCCGGCCAGTGCGAGAGCCACTGGCTGGGGAGGCTAATGGCAGGGGGCTGCCTCCCACGGGTGGGGCCCTTGCCCAAGGGCGGGGCATGGGCCCTCGAACTTCCTGGCCCTTTGAGCTCCACCAATCACCCCCTGGATTCACCAGGTCCCCAACCACCCAGGGAGAACCTAGGGAGTACAG cTTCCAGCTCCAGCACCGACCCAACCAAGGGTGCCCTCTCCCAGCCCCGGCCACCCGAGGGCTCAGGCTCCAGGCCCAAGAGGTCTTGGGGAGCCTTAGAGGAGTCAACATGTCCTATGTGCAAGAGGACCCGGCCCGGGGCCCAGGAGAGGCCATAG
- the C7H16orf90 gene encoding uncharacterized protein C16orf90 homolog isoform X1: MEALVCAFSELRIREDAVSLTLGCPGSADTPPNIYEGGLGARRQQCPSPPGSKPKNFRLRHLRSLALYLPSSMQPAGQCESHWLGRLMAGGCLPRVGPLPKGGAWALELPGPLSSTNHPLDSPGPQPPRENLGSTASSSSTDPTKGALSQPRPPEGSGSRPKRSWGALEESTCPMCKRTRPGAQERP; the protein is encoded by the exons ATGGAGGCTTTGGTCTGTGCTTTCTCTGAGCTGCGAATAAGAGAAG ATGCAGTGAGCCTGACTTTGGGCTGCCCAGGCAGCGCCGACACCCCCCCCAACATCTACGAGGGGGGTCTGGGGGCCCGGAGGCAGCAGTGCCCCAGCCCACCAGGCAGCAAGCCCAAGAACTTCCGCCTTCGTCACCTTCggagcctggcactctatctgcccAGCAGCATGCAACCTGCCGGCCAGTGCGAGAGCCACTGGCTGGGGAGGCTAATGGCAGGGGGCTGCCTCCCACGGGTGGGGCCCTTGCCCAAGGGCGGGGCATGGGCCCTCGAACTTCCTGGCCCTTTGAGCTCCACCAATCACCCCCTGGATTCACCAGGTCCCCAACCACCCAGGGAGAACCTAGGGAGTACAG cTTCCAGCTCCAGCACCGACCCAACCAAGGGTGCCCTCTCCCAGCCCCGGCCACCCGAGGGCTCAGGCTCCAGGCCCAAGAGGTCTTGGGGAGCCTTAGAGGAGTCAACATGTCCTATGTGCAAGAGGACCCGGCCCGGGGCCCAGGAGAGGCCATAG